In one window of Rhinopithecus roxellana isolate Shanxi Qingling chromosome 15, ASM756505v1, whole genome shotgun sequence DNA:
- the TRPM5 gene encoding transient receptor potential cation channel subfamily M member 5 isoform X2 yields MQDVQGPCPGSPEDAEDQQGLGLRRGEVDFGGSGKKRGKFVRVLSGVAPSVLFDLLLAEWHLPAPNLVVSLVGEEQPFAMKSWLRDVLRKGLVKVAQSTGAWILTSALHVGLARHVGQAVRDHSLASTSTKVRVVAVGMASLGRVLHRRILEEAQEDIPVHYPEDDGSSQGPLCSLDSNLSHFILVEPGPLGKDDGLMELRLRLEKHISEQRTGYGGTGSIEIPVLCLLVNGDPSTLERISRAVEQAAPWLILAGSGGIADVLAALVNQPHLLVPRVAEKQFKEKFPSEHFSWEDIVRWTKLLQNITSHQHLLTVYDFEQEGSEELDTVILKALVKACKSHSQEPQDYLDELKLAVAWDHVDIAKSEIFNGDVEWKSCDLEEVMVDALVSNKPEFVRLFVDNGADVADFLTYGRLQQLYRSVSPKSLLFDLLQRKQEEARLTLAGLGAQQAREPPMGPPAFSLHEVSRVLKDFLQDACRGFYQDGRPGGRRKAEKGPAKQPTGQKWLLDLNQKSENPWRDLFLWAVLQNRHEMATYFWAMGQEGVAAALAACKILKEMSHLETEAEAARAMREAKYEQLALDLFSECYSNSEDLAFALLVRRNRCWSKTTCLHLATEADAKAFFAHDGVQAFLTRIWWGDMAAGTPILRLLGAFFCPALVYTNLITFSEEASLRTGLEDLQELDSLDMEKSLLHSRVEEMVQAPRAQGDRGPRAVFLLTRWRKFWGAPVTVFLGNVVMYFAFLFLFTYVLLLDFRPPPQGPSGPEVTLYFWVFTLVLEEIRQGFFTDEDTHLLKKFTLYVGDNWNKCDMVAIFLFIVGVTCRMLPLAFEAGRTVLAMDFMVFTLRLIHIFAIHKQLGPKIIVVERMMKDVFFFLFFLSVWLVAYGVTTQALLHPHDGRLEWIFRRVLYRPYLQIFGQIPLDEIDEARVNCSTHPLLLEDSPSCPSLYANWLVILLLVTFLLVTNVLLMNLLIAMFSYTFQVVQGNADMFWKFQRYNLIVEYHERPALAPPFILLSHLSLALRRVFKKEAEHKREHLERDLPDPLDQKVVTWETVQKENFLSKMEKRKRDSEGEVLRKTANRVDFVAKYLGGLREQEKRIKHLESQINYCSVLVSSVADMLAQGGSPWSSRHCGGGSRLVASYHRGGLHGQEPPGAGQPSSDT; encoded by the exons ATGCAGGATGTCCAAGGCCCCTGTCCCGGAAGCCCCGAGGATGCTGAAGACCAGCAGGGGCTAGGCTTGCGCAGGGGCGAGGTCGACTTTGGAGGGTCTGGGAAGAAACGAGGCAAG TTTGTACGGGTGCTGAGCGGAGTGGCCCCGTCTGTGCTCTTTGACCTGCTGCTTGCTGAGTGGCACCTGCCGGCCCCCAACCTGGTGGTGTCCCTTGTGGGTGAGGAGCAGCCTTTCGCCATGAAGTCCTGGCTGCGGGACGTACTGCGCAAGGGGCTGGTGAAGGTGGCTCAGAGCACAG GAGCCTGGATCCTGACCAGTGCCCTCCACGTGGGCCTGGCCCGGCATGTCGGGCAGGCCGTGCGCGACCACTCGCTGGCCAGCACATCCACCAAGGTCCGTGTGGTTGCCGTCGGCATGGCCTCTCTGGGCCGCGTCCTGCACCGCCGCATTCTGGAGGAGGCCCAG GAGGATATTCCTGTCCACTACCCCGAGGATGACGGCAGCAGCCAGGGGCCTCTCTGTTCGCTGGACAGCAACCTCTCCCACTTCATCCTGGTGGAGCCAGGCCCCTTGGGGAAGGACGATGGGCTGATGGAGCTGCGGCTCAGGCTGGAGAAGCACATCTCGGAGCAGAGGACAGGCTACGGGG GCACTGGCAGCATCGAGATCCCTGTCCTCTGCTTGCTGGTCAATggtgatcccagcaccttggag AGGATCTCCAGGGCCGTGGAGCAGGCTGCCCCGTGGCTGATCCTGGCAGGCTCGGGGGGCATCGCCGATGTGCTCGCTGCCCTGGTGAACCAGCCCCACCTCCTGGTGCCCAGGGTGGCTGAGAAGCAGTTTAAGGAGAAGTTCCCCAGCGAGCATTTCTCTTGGGAGGACATTGTGCGCTGGACCAAGCTG CTGCAGAACATCACCTCACACCAGCACCTGCTCACCGTGTACGACTTTGAGCAGGAGGGCTCCGAGGAGCTGGACACAGTCATCCTGAAGGCGCTGGTGAAAG CCTGCAAGAGCCACAGCCAGGAGCCTCAGGACTATCTGGATGAGCTCAAGCTGGCCGTGGCCTGGGACCACGTGGACATCGCCAAGAGTGAGATCTTCAATGGGGACGTGGAGTGGAAG TCCTGTgacctggaggaggtgatggtgGACGCCCTGGTCAGCAACAAGCCTGAGTTTGTGCGCCTGTTTGTGGACAACGGCGCGGACGTGGCTGACTTCCTGACGTATGGGCGGCTGCAGCAGCTTTACCGCTCCGTGTCGCCCAAGAGCCTGCTCTTCGACCTGCTGCAGCGGAAGCAGGAGGAGGCGCGGCTGACGCTGGCCGGCCTGGGTGCCCAGCAGGCCCGGGAGCCACCCATGGGGCCACCCGCCTTCTCCCTTCACGAGGTCTCCCGTGTACTCAAGGACTTCCTGCAGGACGCCTGCCGAGGATTCTACCAGGACGGCCGGCCGGGGGGCCGCAGGAAGGCG GAGAAGGGCCCAGCCAAGCAGCCCACAGGCCAGAAGTGGCTGCTGGACCTGAACCAGAAGAGTGAGAACCCCTGGCGGGACCTCTTCCTGTGGGCCGTGCTGCAGAACCGCCACGAGATGGCCACCTACTTCTGGGCCATG GGCCAGGAAGGTGTGGCAGCCGCTCTGGCCGCCTGCAAAATCCTCAAAGAGATGTCGCACCTGGAgacggaggccgaggcggcccgAGCCATGCGCGAGGCAAAGTACGAGCAGCTGGCCCTGG ACCTCTTTTCTGAGTGCTACAGCAACAGTGAGGACCTCGCCTTCGCCCTGCTGGTGCGCCGGAACCGCTGCTGGAGCAAGACCACCTGCCTGCACCTGGCCACCGAGGCTGATGCCAAGGCCTTCTTTGCCCACGATGGCGTGCAG GCCTTCCTGACCAGGATCTGGTGGGGGGACATGGCTGCGGGCACGCCTATTCTGCGGCTGCTAGGAGCCTTCTTCTGCCCCGCCCTCGTCTATACCAACCTCATCACCTTCAG TGAGGAAGCCTCCCTGAGGACAGGCCTGGAGGACCTGCAGGAGCTGGACAGCCTGGACATGGAGAAGAGTCTGCTGCACAGCCG GGTGGAGGAGATGGTGCAGGCGCCGAGGGCTCAGGGTGACCGAGGCCCGCGTGCTGTCTTCCTGCTCACACGCTGGCGGAAGTTCTGGGGCGCTCCCGTGACTGTGTTCCTGGGGAATGTGGTCATGTACTTCGCCTTCCTCTTCCTGTTCACCTACGTCCTGCTGTTGGACTTCAGGCCGCCCCCCCAGGGACCCTCAGGGCCCGAGGTCACTCTCTACTTCTGGGTCTTTACACTGGTGCTGGAGGAAATCCGGCAG ggtttcttcacagatgaggacacaCACCTGCTGAAGAAGTTCACACTGTATGTGGGGGACAACTGGAACAAGTGTGACATGGTGGCCATCTTCCTGTTCATCGTGGGTGTCACCTGCAG GATGCTGCCCTTGGCGTTTGAGGCTGGCCGCACAGTCCTCGCCATGGACTTCATGGTGTTCACGCTGCGGCTGATCCACATCTTTGCCATACACAAGCAGCTGGGCCCCAAGATCATCGTGGTGGAGCGCATG ATGAAGGAcgtcttcttcttcctcttctttctgagCGTGTGGCTCGTGGCCTACGGCGTCACCACCCAGGCGCTGCTGCACCCCCATGACGGCCGCCTGGAGTGGATCTTCCGCCGGGTGCTCTACCGGCCCTACCTGCAGATCTTCGGGCAGATCCCACTGGACGAGATTGATG AAGCCCGTGTGAACTGCTCCACCCACCCACTGCTGCTAGAGGACTCAccatcctgccccagcctctacGCCAACTGGCTGGTCATCCTCCTGCTGGTCACCTTCCTGTTGGTCACCAACGTGCTGCTCATGAACCTGCTTATCGCCATGTTCAG CTACACCTTCCAGGTGGTGCAGGGCAACGCAGACATGTTCTGGAAGTTCCAGCGCTACAACCTGATTGTGGAGTACCACGAGCGCCCCGCCCTGGCCCCGCCCTTCATCCTGCTCAGCCACCTGAGCCTGGCACTCCGCAGGGTCTTCAAGAAGGAGGCCGAGCACAAGCGGGAGCACCTGG AGAGAGACCTGCCAGACCCCCTGGACCAGAAGGTCGTCACTTGGGAGACAGTGCAGAAGGAGAACTTCCTGAGCAAGATGGAGAAGCGGAAGAGGGACAGCGAGGGGGAGGTGCTGCGGAAAACCGCCAACAG AGTGGACTTCGTTGCCAAGTACCTCGGGGGGCTGAGGGAGCAAGAAAAACGCATCAAGCATCTGGAGTCACAG ATCAACTATTGCTCGGTGCTCGTGTCCTCTGTGGCTGACATGCTGGCCCAGGGTGGCAGCCCCTGGA GCTCTCGACACTGTGGCGGGGGAAGCCGGCTGGTGGCCTCTTACCATAGAGGGGGTTTACATGGCCAGGAACCACCCGGGGCTGGCCAGCCTTCCTCGGACACCTAA
- the TSSC4 gene encoding protein TSSC4, whose product MADAGTGEPSPSVEGEHGTEYDTLPSDTVSLSDSDSDLSLPGGAEVEALSPMGLPGEEDSGPDEPPSPPSGLLPATVQPFHLRGMSSTFSQRSRDIFDCLEGAARRAPSSVAHTSMSDNGGFKQPLAPSGRSPVEGLGRAHRSPASPRVPRVPDYVAHPERWTKYSLEDVTEVSEQSNQAAALAFLGSQSLAAPTDCVSSFNQDPSSCGEGRVVFTKPVRGVEARHERKRVLGKVGEPGRGGLGNPATDRGEGPVELAHLAGPGSPEAEEWSSPHGGLQEVEALSGPVRSGSVPGLPPVETVGFHGSRKRSRDHFRNKGNSPEDPGAEV is encoded by the coding sequence ATGGCTGATGCAGGGACAGGTGAGCCGTCCCCCAGCGTGGAGGGCGAGCACGGGACGGAGTATGACACGCTGCCTTCCGACACAGTCTCCCTCAGTGACTCGGACTCTGACCTCAGCTTGCCCGGTGGTGCTGAAGTGGAAGCACTGTCCCCGATGGGGCTGCCTGGGGAGGAGGATTCAGGTCCTGATGAACCACCCTCACCCCCGTCAGGCCTCCTCCCGGCCACGGTGCAGCCATTCCATCTGCGAGGCATGAGCTCCACCTTCTCCCAGCGCAGCCGTGACATCTTTGACTGCCTGGAGGGAGCGGCCAGGAGGGCTCCATCCTCTGTGGCCCACACCAGCATGAGTGACAATGGAGGCTTCAAGCAGCCCCTAGCGCCCTCAGGCCGGTCTCCAGTGGAAGGCCTGGGCAGGGCCCATCGGAGCCCTGCCTCCCCAAGGGTGCCTCGGGTCCCTGACTACGTGGCACACCCCGAGCGCTGGACCAAGTACAGCCTGGAAGATGTGACCGAGGTCAGCGAGCAGAGCAATCAGGCTGCCGCCCTGGCCTTCCTGGGCTCCCAGAGCCTGGCTGCCCCCACTGACTGCGTGTCCTCCTTCAACCAGGACCCCTCcagctgtggggaggggagggtcgTCTTCACCAAACCAGTCCGAGGGGTTGAGGCCAGACACGAGAGGAAGAGGGTCCTGGGGAAGGTGGGAGAGCCGGGCAGGGGCGGCCTTGGGAACCCTGCCACAGACAGGGGCGAGGGCCCCGTGGAGCTGGCCCATCTGGCCGGGCCCGGAAGCCCAGAGGCCGAGGAGTGGAGCAGCCCCCATGGGGGcctgcaggaggtggaggcactGTCAGGGCCTGTCCGCAGTGGGTCTGTGCCAGGTCTCCCGCCGGTGGAGACTGTTGGCTTCcatggcagcaggaagaggaGTCGAGACCACTTCCGGAATAAGGGCAACAGCCCTGAGGACCCAGGTGCTGAGGTCTGA
- the TRPM5 gene encoding transient receptor potential cation channel subfamily M member 5 isoform X1, with amino-acid sequence MQDVQGPCPGSPEDAEDQQGLGLRRGEVDFGGSGKKRGKFVRVLSGVAPSVLFDLLLAEWHLPAPNLVVSLVGEEQPFAMKSWLRDVLRKGLVKVAQSTGAWILTSALHVGLARHVGQAVRDHSLASTSTKVRVVAVGMASLGRVLHRRILEEAQEDIPVHYPEDDGSSQGPLCSLDSNLSHFILVEPGPLGKDDGLMELRLRLEKHISEQRTGYGGTGSIEIPVLCLLVNGDPSTLERISRAVEQAAPWLILAGSGGIADVLAALVNQPHLLVPRVAEKQFKEKFPSEHFSWEDIVRWTKLLQNITSHQHLLTVYDFEQEGSEELDTVILKALVKACKSHSQEPQDYLDELKLAVAWDHVDIAKSEIFNGDVEWKSCDLEEVMVDALVSNKPEFVRLFVDNGADVADFLTYGRLQQLYRSVSPKSLLFDLLQRKQEEARLTLAGLGAQQAREPPMGPPAFSLHEVSRVLKDFLQDACRGFYQDGRPGGRRKAEKGPAKQPTGQKWLLDLNQKSENPWRDLFLWAVLQNRHEMATYFWAMGQEGVAAALAACKILKEMSHLETEAEAARAMREAKYEQLALDLFSECYSNSEDLAFALLVRRNRCWSKTTCLHLATEADAKAFFAHDGVQAFLTRIWWGDMAAGTPILRLLGAFFCPALVYTNLITFSEEASLRTGLEDLQELDSLDMEKSLLHSRVEEMVQAPRAQGDRGPRAVFLLTRWRKFWGAPVTVFLGNVVMYFAFLFLFTYVLLLDFRPPPQGPSGPEVTLYFWVFTLVLEEIRQGFFTDEDTHLLKKFTLYVGDNWNKCDMVAIFLFIVGVTCRMLPLAFEAGRTVLAMDFMVFTLRLIHIFAIHKQLGPKIIVVERMMKDVFFFLFFLSVWLVAYGVTTQALLHPHDGRLEWIFRRVLYRPYLQIFGQIPLDEIDEARVNCSTHPLLLEDSPSCPSLYANWLVILLLVTFLLVTNVLLMNLLIAMFSYTFQVVQGNADMFWKFQRYNLIVEYHERPALAPPFILLSHLSLALRRVFKKEAEHKREHLERDLPDPLDQKVVTWETVQKENFLSKMEKRKRDSEGEVLRKTANRVDFVAKYLGGLREQEKRIKHLESQINYCSVLVSSVADMLAQGGSPWTGSRHCGGGSRLVASYHRGGLHGQEPPGAGQPSSDT; translated from the exons ATGCAGGATGTCCAAGGCCCCTGTCCCGGAAGCCCCGAGGATGCTGAAGACCAGCAGGGGCTAGGCTTGCGCAGGGGCGAGGTCGACTTTGGAGGGTCTGGGAAGAAACGAGGCAAG TTTGTACGGGTGCTGAGCGGAGTGGCCCCGTCTGTGCTCTTTGACCTGCTGCTTGCTGAGTGGCACCTGCCGGCCCCCAACCTGGTGGTGTCCCTTGTGGGTGAGGAGCAGCCTTTCGCCATGAAGTCCTGGCTGCGGGACGTACTGCGCAAGGGGCTGGTGAAGGTGGCTCAGAGCACAG GAGCCTGGATCCTGACCAGTGCCCTCCACGTGGGCCTGGCCCGGCATGTCGGGCAGGCCGTGCGCGACCACTCGCTGGCCAGCACATCCACCAAGGTCCGTGTGGTTGCCGTCGGCATGGCCTCTCTGGGCCGCGTCCTGCACCGCCGCATTCTGGAGGAGGCCCAG GAGGATATTCCTGTCCACTACCCCGAGGATGACGGCAGCAGCCAGGGGCCTCTCTGTTCGCTGGACAGCAACCTCTCCCACTTCATCCTGGTGGAGCCAGGCCCCTTGGGGAAGGACGATGGGCTGATGGAGCTGCGGCTCAGGCTGGAGAAGCACATCTCGGAGCAGAGGACAGGCTACGGGG GCACTGGCAGCATCGAGATCCCTGTCCTCTGCTTGCTGGTCAATggtgatcccagcaccttggag AGGATCTCCAGGGCCGTGGAGCAGGCTGCCCCGTGGCTGATCCTGGCAGGCTCGGGGGGCATCGCCGATGTGCTCGCTGCCCTGGTGAACCAGCCCCACCTCCTGGTGCCCAGGGTGGCTGAGAAGCAGTTTAAGGAGAAGTTCCCCAGCGAGCATTTCTCTTGGGAGGACATTGTGCGCTGGACCAAGCTG CTGCAGAACATCACCTCACACCAGCACCTGCTCACCGTGTACGACTTTGAGCAGGAGGGCTCCGAGGAGCTGGACACAGTCATCCTGAAGGCGCTGGTGAAAG CCTGCAAGAGCCACAGCCAGGAGCCTCAGGACTATCTGGATGAGCTCAAGCTGGCCGTGGCCTGGGACCACGTGGACATCGCCAAGAGTGAGATCTTCAATGGGGACGTGGAGTGGAAG TCCTGTgacctggaggaggtgatggtgGACGCCCTGGTCAGCAACAAGCCTGAGTTTGTGCGCCTGTTTGTGGACAACGGCGCGGACGTGGCTGACTTCCTGACGTATGGGCGGCTGCAGCAGCTTTACCGCTCCGTGTCGCCCAAGAGCCTGCTCTTCGACCTGCTGCAGCGGAAGCAGGAGGAGGCGCGGCTGACGCTGGCCGGCCTGGGTGCCCAGCAGGCCCGGGAGCCACCCATGGGGCCACCCGCCTTCTCCCTTCACGAGGTCTCCCGTGTACTCAAGGACTTCCTGCAGGACGCCTGCCGAGGATTCTACCAGGACGGCCGGCCGGGGGGCCGCAGGAAGGCG GAGAAGGGCCCAGCCAAGCAGCCCACAGGCCAGAAGTGGCTGCTGGACCTGAACCAGAAGAGTGAGAACCCCTGGCGGGACCTCTTCCTGTGGGCCGTGCTGCAGAACCGCCACGAGATGGCCACCTACTTCTGGGCCATG GGCCAGGAAGGTGTGGCAGCCGCTCTGGCCGCCTGCAAAATCCTCAAAGAGATGTCGCACCTGGAgacggaggccgaggcggcccgAGCCATGCGCGAGGCAAAGTACGAGCAGCTGGCCCTGG ACCTCTTTTCTGAGTGCTACAGCAACAGTGAGGACCTCGCCTTCGCCCTGCTGGTGCGCCGGAACCGCTGCTGGAGCAAGACCACCTGCCTGCACCTGGCCACCGAGGCTGATGCCAAGGCCTTCTTTGCCCACGATGGCGTGCAG GCCTTCCTGACCAGGATCTGGTGGGGGGACATGGCTGCGGGCACGCCTATTCTGCGGCTGCTAGGAGCCTTCTTCTGCCCCGCCCTCGTCTATACCAACCTCATCACCTTCAG TGAGGAAGCCTCCCTGAGGACAGGCCTGGAGGACCTGCAGGAGCTGGACAGCCTGGACATGGAGAAGAGTCTGCTGCACAGCCG GGTGGAGGAGATGGTGCAGGCGCCGAGGGCTCAGGGTGACCGAGGCCCGCGTGCTGTCTTCCTGCTCACACGCTGGCGGAAGTTCTGGGGCGCTCCCGTGACTGTGTTCCTGGGGAATGTGGTCATGTACTTCGCCTTCCTCTTCCTGTTCACCTACGTCCTGCTGTTGGACTTCAGGCCGCCCCCCCAGGGACCCTCAGGGCCCGAGGTCACTCTCTACTTCTGGGTCTTTACACTGGTGCTGGAGGAAATCCGGCAG ggtttcttcacagatgaggacacaCACCTGCTGAAGAAGTTCACACTGTATGTGGGGGACAACTGGAACAAGTGTGACATGGTGGCCATCTTCCTGTTCATCGTGGGTGTCACCTGCAG GATGCTGCCCTTGGCGTTTGAGGCTGGCCGCACAGTCCTCGCCATGGACTTCATGGTGTTCACGCTGCGGCTGATCCACATCTTTGCCATACACAAGCAGCTGGGCCCCAAGATCATCGTGGTGGAGCGCATG ATGAAGGAcgtcttcttcttcctcttctttctgagCGTGTGGCTCGTGGCCTACGGCGTCACCACCCAGGCGCTGCTGCACCCCCATGACGGCCGCCTGGAGTGGATCTTCCGCCGGGTGCTCTACCGGCCCTACCTGCAGATCTTCGGGCAGATCCCACTGGACGAGATTGATG AAGCCCGTGTGAACTGCTCCACCCACCCACTGCTGCTAGAGGACTCAccatcctgccccagcctctacGCCAACTGGCTGGTCATCCTCCTGCTGGTCACCTTCCTGTTGGTCACCAACGTGCTGCTCATGAACCTGCTTATCGCCATGTTCAG CTACACCTTCCAGGTGGTGCAGGGCAACGCAGACATGTTCTGGAAGTTCCAGCGCTACAACCTGATTGTGGAGTACCACGAGCGCCCCGCCCTGGCCCCGCCCTTCATCCTGCTCAGCCACCTGAGCCTGGCACTCCGCAGGGTCTTCAAGAAGGAGGCCGAGCACAAGCGGGAGCACCTGG AGAGAGACCTGCCAGACCCCCTGGACCAGAAGGTCGTCACTTGGGAGACAGTGCAGAAGGAGAACTTCCTGAGCAAGATGGAGAAGCGGAAGAGGGACAGCGAGGGGGAGGTGCTGCGGAAAACCGCCAACAG AGTGGACTTCGTTGCCAAGTACCTCGGGGGGCTGAGGGAGCAAGAAAAACGCATCAAGCATCTGGAGTCACAG ATCAACTATTGCTCGGTGCTCGTGTCCTCTGTGGCTGACATGCTGGCCCAGGGTGGCAGCCCCTGGA CAGGCTCTCGACACTGTGGCGGGGGAAGCCGGCTGGTGGCCTCTTACCATAGAGGGGGTTTACATGGCCAGGAACCACCCGGGGCTGGCCAGCCTTCCTCGGACACCTAA
- the CD81 gene encoding CD81 antigen — MGVEGCTKCIKYLLFVFNFVFWLAGGVILGVALWLRHDPQTTNLLYLELGDKPAPNTFYVGIYILIAVGAVMMFVGFLGCYGAIQESQCLLGTFFTCLVILFACEVAAGIWGFVNKDQIAKDVKQFYDQALQQAVVDDDANNAKAVVKTFHETLDCCGSSTLTGLTTSVLKNNLCPSGSNIISNLLKKDCHQKIDDLFSGKLYLIGIAAIVVAVIMIFEMILSMVLCCGIRNSSVY, encoded by the exons CTGGCCGGAGGCGTGATCCTGGGTGTAGCTTTGTGGCTCCGTCATGACCCGCAGACCACCAACCTCCTGTATCTGGAGCTGGGAGACAAGCCTGCGCCCAACACCTTCTACGTAG GCATCTACATCCTCATCGCTGTGGGCGCTGTGATGATGTTCGTTGGCTTCCTGGGCTGCTACGGGGCCATCCAGGAATCCCAGTGCCTACTGGGGACG TTCTTCACCTGCCTGGTCATCCTGTTTGCCTGTGAGGTGGCGGCCGGCATCTGGGGCTTTGTCAACAAGGACCAG ATCGCCAAGGATGTGAAGCAGTTCTATGACCAGGCCCTACAGCAGGCCGTGGTGGACGACGATGCCAACAACGCCAAGGCCGTGGTGAAGACCTTCCATGAGACG CTTGACTGCTGTGGCTCCAGCACGCTGACCGGTCTGACCACCTCAGTGCTCAAGAACAATCTGTGTCCCTCGGGCAGCAACATCATCAGCAACCTCCTCAAG AAGGACTGCCACCAGAAGATCGATGACCTCTTCTCCGGAAAGCTGTACCTCATCGGCATTGCTGCCATTGTGGTCGCCGTGATCATG ATCTTCGAGATGATCCTGAGCATGGTGCTGTGCTGTGGCATCCGGAACAGCTCCGTGTACTGA